A single region of the Salarchaeum japonicum genome encodes:
- a CDS encoding phosphopantetheine adenylyltransferase, whose protein sequence is MNVALGGTFDPIHDGHRALFERAFELGDVTVGLTSDDLAPKTRNEDRYVRPFSERKTDLERELSRFADEFDREVEIRRLDEPTGIAATEEKFDVLIVSPETEAGAQRINELRAERGFDPLDIEVVEHVTAEDGDIISSTRIVNGEIDEHGNVTPERDGRAREQ, encoded by the coding sequence ATGAACGTGGCCCTCGGCGGGACATTCGACCCTATTCACGACGGCCATCGCGCGCTCTTCGAGCGGGCGTTCGAGCTCGGTGACGTTACGGTCGGACTGACGAGCGACGACCTCGCGCCGAAGACCCGTAACGAGGACCGGTACGTGCGGCCGTTCAGCGAGCGGAAGACCGACCTCGAACGCGAACTCTCCCGGTTCGCGGACGAGTTCGACCGCGAGGTCGAGATTCGACGCCTGGACGAACCGACGGGTATCGCGGCGACGGAGGAGAAGTTCGACGTGCTCATCGTCTCCCCGGAGACGGAGGCGGGCGCACAGCGCATCAACGAACTGCGGGCGGAACGCGGGTTCGACCCGCTCGACATCGAGGTCGTCGAGCACGTGACGGCGGAGGACGGCGACATCATCTCCTCGACCCGCATCGTGAACGGCGAAATCGACGAGCACGGGAACGTCACGCCCGAACGCGACGGTCGCGCGCGCGAACAGTAA
- a CDS encoding transcription initiation factor IIB family protein, producing the protein MYRAGDEVDQREWLAELDAVAERLELGSAARSNARDIFLSTLPDEDRSKRAALAASVYAGALIAGDQRSQSRVADAADVSRLSVQGKWKDLVEEAGFDAPDW; encoded by the coding sequence ATGTATCGGGCGGGCGACGAGGTAGACCAGCGGGAGTGGCTCGCGGAACTCGACGCGGTCGCGGAGCGCCTCGAACTCGGGAGCGCCGCGCGGTCGAACGCGCGCGACATCTTCCTCTCCACGCTCCCGGACGAGGACCGCTCGAAGCGGGCGGCGCTCGCGGCGAGCGTGTACGCCGGCGCGCTCATCGCGGGCGACCAGCGCTCGCAATCCCGGGTCGCGGACGCCGCTGACGTCTCCCGGCTCTCCGTGCAGGGAAAGTGGAAAGACCTCGTGGAGGAAGCGGGGTTCGACGCGCCGGACTGGTAG